In Mastomys coucha isolate ucsf_1 unplaced genomic scaffold, UCSF_Mcou_1 pScaffold20, whole genome shotgun sequence, one DNA window encodes the following:
- the Tas2r3 gene encoding taste receptor type 2 member 3, whose amino-acid sequence MLGFIEGVFLVLTVTEFILGNLVNGFIVSINGSHWFKSKKISLCDFIISSLALFRIFLLWIIFIDSLIIVFSYHTHDSGIMMQLIDVFWTFTNNFNIWLISCLSVLYCLKIASFSHPSFLWLKWRASRVVVGMLWGALLLSCVSTMSLMNEFKIYSALTGSKGIPNITEYIRLKRQEYNLMHVLGNLWKIPSLIVSLVAYFLLLLSLGKHTQQMQQSSIGSRDQSTEAHKRAMRIILSFFLFFLFYSLSFIILSFSHFLPETKIARIVGVVITMLYLTGDSFILILCNNKLKKTFVAMLSRECGCLKPGSKGPIAS is encoded by the coding sequence ATGTTGGGATTCATTGAAGGGGTGTTCCTGGTTCTCACTGTCACTGAGTTTATTCTTGGAAATCTGGTGAATGGTTTCATTGTGTCAATCAATGGCAGCCATTGGTTCAAGAGCAAGAAGATTTCTTTGTGTGACTTCATCATTAGCAGCTTGGCCCTCTTCAGGATCTTTCTGCTATGGATCATCTTTATTGATAGCCTTATAATAGTCTTCTCTTACCATACCCATGACTCAGGGATAATGATGCAACTTATTGATGTTTTTTGGACATTTACAAACAACTTCAATATTTGGCTTATTTCTTGTCTCAGTGTTTTGTACTGCTTGAAAATAGCCAGTTTCTCCCATCCCTCATTCCTCTGGCTCAAATGGAGAGCTTCTAGAGTGGTTGTTGGGATGCTGTGGGGTGCACTGCTCTTATCTTGTGTCAGCACCATGTCTCTGATGAATGAATTTAAGATCTATTCTGCCCTCACTGGAAGCAAAGGCATACCAAATATAACTGAATACATCAGACTGAAGAGACAGGAATATAATCTGATGCATGTTCTTGGGAATCTATGGAAGATTCCTTCCTTAATTGTTTCCCTGGTTGCCTActttctgctccttctctccCTGGGAAAGCACACACAGCAGATGCAGCAATCCAGTATTGGCTCCAGAGATCAGAGTACTGAGGCCCACAAAAGAGCCATGAGAatcatcctttcctttttcttattcttcctaTTCTACtctctttcctttataattttgTCATTCAGTCATTTCCTACCAGAAACCAAGATTGCCAGGATAGTTGGAGTAGTAATTACAATGTTATACCTTACTGGTGActcatttattctcattttatgtaATAACAAGTTGAAGAAGACATTTGTGGCCATGCTCTCACGTGAATGTGGTTGTCTGAAGCCTGGAAGTAAGGGGCCCATTGCTTCATAA
- the Tas2r4 gene encoding taste receptor type 2 member 4, with product MLWELYVFVFAASVVFNFVGIVANLFIIVIIYKTWVKSHRISSSDRILFSLAITRFLTLGLFLLNTVYIATNTGRSVYFSIFFLLCWKFLDANSLWLVTFLNSLYCVKITNFQHPAFLLLKRTISMKTTNLLLACLLISAFTTLLYFVLSQISRFSEQIIGRNNTSFDLSDGILTLVASLVLSSLLQFMLNLTFASLLIHSLRRHIQKMQRHTTSFWNPQTEAHMGAMRLMICFLVLYIPYSIAALLYLPSYMRKNIRAQAICMIITAAYPPGHSVLLIVTHHKLKTKAKKIFCFYK from the coding sequence ATGCTCTGGGAactgtatgtatttgtgtttgctGCCTcggttgtttttaattttgtaggaATCGTTGCAAATCTATTTATTATTGTGATAATTTATAAGACTTGGGTCAAAAGTCACAGAATCTCCTCTTCGGATAGGATCCTGTTCAGCTTGGCCATCACTAGATTCCTGACTCTGGGGTTGTTTCTATTGAACACTGTCTACATTGCTACAAATACTGGAAGGTCAGTCTACTTCTCCATATTTTTTCTATTGTGTTGGAAGTTTCTGGATGCCAACAGTCTCTGGTTAGTGACCTTTCTGAACAGTCTGTATTGTGTAAAGATTACTAATTTCCAACACCCAGCGTTTCTTCTGTTGAAACGGACTATCTCTATGAAGACCACCAACCTGCTGCTGGCCTGTCTTCTGATTTCAGCCTTCACTACTCTCCTATATTTTGTGCTCTCACAGATATCACGTTTTTCTGAACAAATAATTGGGAGAAATAACACATCATTTGACCTCAGTGATGGCATCTTGACGTTAGTAGCCTCTTTGGTCCTGAGCTCACTTTTACAGTTTATGCTCAATTTGACTTTTGCTTCCTTGTTAATACATTCCTTGAGAAGACATATACagaagatgcagagacacacGACCAGCTTTTGGAATCCCCAGACGGAGGCTCACATGGGTGCGATGAGGCTGATGATCTGTTTCCTCGTGCTCTACATTCCGTATTCGATTGCTGCCCTGCTCTATCTTCCTTCCTATATGAGGAAGAATATAAGAGCCCAGGCCATCTGCATGATTATTACTGCTGCTTACCCTCCAGGACATTCTGTCCTCCTCATTGTCACTCATCATAAACTGAAAACTAAAGCAAagaaaattttctgtttctacaaATAG
- the Ssbp1 gene encoding single-stranded DNA-binding protein, mitochondrial — protein sequence MFRRPVLQVFRQFVRHESEVASSLVLERSLNRVQLLGRVGQDPVMRQVEGKNPVTIFSLATNEMWRSGDSEVYQMGDVSQKTTWHRISVFRPGLRDVAYQYVKKGARIFVEGKVDYGEYMDKNNVRRQATTIIADNIIFLSDQTKEKA from the exons ATGTTTCGGAGACCTGTGTTACAG GTATTTCGTCAGTTTGTAAGACATGAGTCCGAAGTAGCCAGCAGTTTAGTTCTTGAACGAT CTCTGAATCGTGTTCAGTTACTTGGGCGAGTAGGTCAGGACCCTGTCATGAGACAGGTGGAAGGAAAAAACCCAGTCACGATATTTTCTCTAGCAACAAATGAGATGTGGCGATCAGGGGACAGTGAAGTATACCAAATGG GTGACGTGAGTCAGAAGACGACATGGCACAGAATATCAGTGTTTCGACCAGGCCTTAGAGACGTGGCATATCAGTATGTGAAAAAGGG GGCTCGTATATTtgtggaagggaaagtggacTATGGCGAATACATGGATAAAAACAATGTGAGGCGGCAAGCAACGACAATCATAGCTG ATAACATTATATTTCTGAGTGACCAGACAAAAGAAAAGGCATAG